A single region of the Penaeus monodon isolate SGIC_2016 chromosome 18, NSTDA_Pmon_1, whole genome shotgun sequence genome encodes:
- the LOC119584246 gene encoding cuticle protein 8-like — translation MAYKFAALAFVLGVALAAPQYDYEPPAAPSSLYETPAESVQEPVQLYEAPSENILVAEPQNLVPDVVSPPQPMEGMPYEFQWGVEDGESSNAFSHVESSDGQTTQGEYRVLLPDGRTQIVRFFDNGNGFNAEVTYEK, via the exons ATGGCTTACAAG TTTGCAGCGCTGGCGTTTGTGCTGGGCGTGGCCTTGGCTGCTCCCCAGTACGACTACGAGCCTCCTGCAGCGCCGTCCTCCCTCTACGAGACCCCGGCGGAGAGCGTGCAGGAGCCCGTCCAGCTCTACGAGGCGCCCTCCGAGAACATCCTGGTCGCTGAGCCCCAGAACCTTGTGCCGGATGTTGTCAGCCCT CCCCAGCCCATGGAGGGAATGCCATACGAGTTCCAGTGGGGCGTCGAGGATGGAGAGAGCAGCAACGCCTTCAGCCACGTCGAGAGCAGTGACGGCCAGACGACCCAGGGCGAGTACCGCGTCCTGCTCCCCGACGGAAGAACTCAG ATTGTGAGGTTCTTCGATAACGGCAACGGCTTCAACGCTGAGGTCACCTACGAGAAGTAA
- the LOC119584248 gene encoding cuticle protein 8-like: MAGKIIILAVMVGLIAAAPQYNYEPPQAPSSLYETPLDAEPQNLVPAVVSPPMQGMPYDFTWGVEDGDSGNAFSHVENSDGQTTQGEYRVLLPDGRTQVVKFYDNGDGFNAEVTYEK; the protein is encoded by the exons ATGGCAGGCAAG ATTATTATCCTAGCGGTGATGGTGGGACTGATTGCGGCGGCGCCTCAGTACAACTACGAGCCCCCTCAAGCGCCTTCTTCTCTCTACGAGACGCCCCTGGATGCCGAACCTCAGAACCTCGTCCCTGCAGTTGTCAGCCCG CCGATGCAAGGAATGCCGTACGACTTCACGTGGGGCGTCGAGGACGGCGACAGCGGCAACGCCTTCAGCCACGTGGAGAACAGCGACGGCCAGACGACGCAGGGCGAGTACCGCGTCCTTCTTCCCGACGGTCGAACTCAG GTGGTCAAATTCTACGACAACGGCGACGGCTTCAACGCTGAGGTCACCTACGAGAAGTGA
- the LOC119584249 gene encoding cuticle protein 8-like, translating into MTAKIIFLAAMVGLIAAAPQYNYEPPQAPSSLYETPLDAEPQNLVPAVVSPPMQGMPYDFTWGVEDGDSGNAFSHVENSDGQTTQGEYRVLLPDGRTQVVKFYDNGDGFNAEVTYEK; encoded by the exons ATGACAGCCAAG ATTATTTTCCTAGCGGCGATGGTGGGGCTGATTGCGGCGGCGCCTCAGTACAACTACGAGCCCCCTCAGGCGCCCTCTTCTCTCTACGAGACGCCCCTGGATGCCGAACCTCAGAACCTCGTCCCTGCAGTTGTCAGCCCG CCGATGCAAGGAATGCCGTACGACTTCACGTGGGGCGTCGAGGACGGCGACAGCGGCAACGCCTTCAGCCACGTGGAGAACAGCGACGGTCAGACGACTCAGGGCGAGTACCGCGTCCTTCTTCCCGACGGACGAACTCAG GTGGTCAAATTCTATGACAACGGCGACGGCTTCAACGCTGAAGTCACCTACGAAAAGTAA
- the LOC119584251 gene encoding cuticle protein 8-like, producing MAAKIVVLAAMVGLIVAAPQYNYEPPQAPSSLYETPLVAEPQNLVPAIVSPPMQGMPYDFTWGVEDGDSGNAFSHVENSDGQTTQGEYRVLLPDGRTQVVKFYDNGNGFNAEVTYEK from the exons ATGGCAGCCAAG ATTGTTGTCCTAGCGGCGATGGTGGGCCTGATTGTGGCGGCGCCTCAGTACAACTACGAGCCCCCTCAGGCGCCCTCTTCTCTCTACGAGACGCCTCTGGTCGCCGAACCTCAGAACCTCGTCCCTGCAATTGTTAGCCCG CCGATGCAAGGAATGCCGTACGACTTCACGTGGGGCGTCGAGGACGGCGACAGCGGCAACGCCTTCAGCCACGTGGAGAACAGCGACGGCCAGACGACCCAGGGCGAGTACCGCGTCCTTCTTCCCGACGGACGAACTCAG GTGGTCAAATTCTACGACAATGGCAACGGCTTCAACGCTGAGGTCACCTACGAGAAGTAA
- the LOC119584247 gene encoding cuticle protein 8-like: protein MAAKIVVLAAMVGLIAAAPQYNYEPPQAPSSLYETPLDAEPQNLVPAVVSPPMQGMPYDFTWGVEDGDSGNAFSHVENSDGQTTQGEYRVLLPDGRTQVVKFYDNGDGFNAEVTYEK from the exons ATGGCAGCCAAG ATTGTTGTCCTAGCGGCGATGGTGGGGCTGATTGCGGCGGCGCCTCAGTACAACTACGAGCCCCCTCAGGCGCCTTCTTCCCTCTACGAGACGCCCCTGGATGCCGAACCTCAGAACCTCGTCCCTGCAGTTGTCAGCCCG CCGATGCAAGGAATGCCGTACGACTTCACGTGGGGCGTCGAGGACGGCGACAGCGGCAACGCCTTCAGCCACGTGGAGAACAGCGACGGCCAGACGACCCAGGGCGAGTACCGCGTCCTTCTTCCCGACGGACGAACTCAG GTGGTCAAATTCTACGACAACGGCGACGGCTTCAACGCTGAGGTCACCTACGAGAAGTAA
- the LOC119584250 gene encoding cuticle protein 8-like produces the protein MAAKIVVLAAMVGLIVAAPQYNYEPPQAPSSLYETPLVAEPQNLVPAVVSPPMQGMPYDFTWGVEDGDSGNAFSHVENSDGQTTQGEYRVLLPDGRTQVVKFYDNGDGFNAEVTYEK, from the exons ATGGCAGCCAAG ATTGTTGTCCTAGCGGCGATGGTGGGTCTGATTGTGGCGGCGCCTCAGTACAACTACGAGCCCCCTCAGGCGCCCTCTTCCCTCTACGAGACGCCCCTGGTCGCCGAACCTCAGAACCTCGTCCCTGCAGTTGTCAGCCCG CCGATGCAAGGAATGCCGTACGACTTCACGTGGGGCGTCGAGGACGGCGACAGCGGCAACGCCTTCAGCCACGTGGAGAACAGCGACGGCCAGACGACCCAGGGCGAGTACCGCGTCCTCCTTCCCGACGGACGAACTCAG GTGGTCAAATTCTACGACAACGGCGACGGCTTCAACGCCGAGGTCACCTACGAGAAGTAA
- the LOC119584844 gene encoding cuticle protein 8-like, which yields MAAKIVVLAAMVGLIVAAPQYNYEPPQAPSSLYETPLVAEPQNLVPAVVSPPMQGMPYDFTWGVEDGDSGNAFSHVENSDGQTTQGEYRVLLPDGRTQVVKFYDNGDGFNAEVTYEK from the exons ATGGCAGCCAAG ATTGTTGTCCTAGCGGCGATGGTGGGTCTGATTGTGGCGGCGCCTCAGTACAACTACGAGCCCCCTCAGGCGCCCTCTTCCCTCTACGAGACGCCCCTGGTCGCCGAACCTCAGAACCTCGTCCCTGCAGTTGTCAGCCCG CCGATGCAAGGAATGCCGTACGACTTCACGTGGGGCGTCGAGGACGGCGACAGCGGCAACGCCTTCAGCCACGTGGAGAACAGCGACGGCCAGACGACCCAGGGCGAGTACCGCGTCCTTCTTCCCGACGGACGAACTCAG GTGGTCAAATTCTACGACAACGGCGACGGCTTCAACGCCGAGGTCACCTACGAGAAGTAA
- the LOC119584845 gene encoding cuticle protein 8-like produces the protein MAAKIVFLAAMVGLIVAAPQYNYEPPQAPSSLYETPLVAEPQNLVPAVVSPPMQGMPYDFTWGVEDGDSGNAFSHVENSDGQTTQGEYRVLLPDGRTQVVKFYDNGDGFNAEVTYEK, from the exons ATGGCAGCCAAG ATTGTCTTCCTAGCGGCGATGGTGGGGCTGATTGTGGCGGCGCCTCAGTACAACTACGAGCCCCCTCAAGCGCCTTCTTCTCTCTACGAGACGCCCCTGGTCGCCGAACCTCAGAACCTCGTCCCTGCAGTTGTCAGCCCG CCGATGCAAGGAATGCCGTACGACTTCACGTGGGGCGTCGAGGACGGCGACAGCGGCAACGCCTTCAGCCACGTGGAGAACAGCGACGGCCAGACGACCCAGGGCGAGTACCGCGTCCTTCTTCCCGACGGACGAACTCAG GTGGTCAAATTCTACGACAACGGCGACGGCTTCAACGCCGAGGTCACCTACGAGAAGTAA